From the genome of Anticarsia gemmatalis isolate Benzon Research Colony breed Stoneville strain chromosome 13, ilAntGemm2 primary, whole genome shotgun sequence, one region includes:
- the LOC142978016 gene encoding putative G-protein coupled receptor Mth-like 3 yields the protein MLSHIVFTTIFIFKVQGYELEGSTWRDMDGKIIDKSVYCEKNNCFVKCCPQGQVQKRFISNKPPVCYTPEREVKEKINYSDINVYQLNKTTGEARNTTETLSSRFVFIQNDLLSDSTKILMFLACRKFKVLQDGSLKVEQMGAYPCFDTARLSFCADFVALNSTYVRFAYTRLSEEDPEDSKKKAFIATGTLLSAFCMFLVLLVYSLISKLQNIVGKILMAYLITFMIAYILQGAMMIMLDKELIDSRMCKIMSPANYFFIMSTLFWLNVMSYDLWCNIRSMNKRYDSHCRSEWAKFSLYCLYGWGTPLLLTLVIVAVEKLELYTDLYNRPPFSSCFADIKPNQIYHDIPIGILAGINLILYVMIAYNIWLVKHAVTKTSDARNTKSNENRFLIYIKLFVLTGVGWLLELVPAQTFVLYVFINFYNAFVGVTIFVIFVCKKSILASLCERFNIKNNFGKTSQSIDLSGSETLKESSRSNRIHRNGTVNEEFVEQIPINTISTEAV from the exons ATGTTATCACATATTGTTTTTActacgatatttatttttaaagtacaagGTTACGAGTTAGAAGGGTCAACATGGCGGGACATGGACggtaaaattattgataaaagtGTATATTGTGAGAAGAATAACTGTTTTGTGAAGTGTTGTCCTCAAGGCCAAGTTCAGAAGCGGTTTATTTCGAATAAACCGCCAGTGTGTTATACACCTGAGAGAGAAgtgaaagagaaaataaattattcggaTATAAATGTGTATCAGCTGAATAAAACGACAGGAGAAGCGAGAAACACTACAGAAACTCTATCGTCCCGATTTGTTTTCATTCAGAATGACTTACTATCGGACTCtacaaaaattttaatgttcttgGCATGTCGCAAATTTAAAGTTTTGCag gaTGGATCGTTGAAAGTTGAGCAAATGGGAGCGTACCCGTGTTTTGATACTGCAAGACTAAGCTTTTGCGCGGACTTCGTAGCACTAAACAGTACGTATGTAAGATTTGCGTACACGCGCCTCAGTGAGGAGGATCCTGAGGATTCGAAAAAAAAGGCATTTATTGCAACAG gaacGTTGCTTTCAGCTTTTTGTATGTTCTTGGTACTACTGGTATACAGTTTAATTTCTAAGCTGCAAAACATCGTCGGCAAGATTCTGATGGCTTATCTCATAACTTTTATGATAGCCTACATATTACAAGGGGCAATGATGATCATGCTCGATAAAGAACTAATCGATTCAAGAATGTGCAAGATTATGA GTCCAGCAAATTACTTCTTTATTATGTCCACTCTGTTTTGGTTAAACGTTATGTCCTACGATCTGTGGTGCAACATAAG gAGTATGAACAAACGGTATGACTCACATTGTCGCAGCGAGTGGGCCAAGTTCTCATTGTACTGTCTGTATGGTTGGGGCACTCCATTACTCCTTACCTTAGTGATAGTGGCTGTAGAAAAACTGGAATTGTACACGGATTTGTACAACAGACCTCCATTTAGTAGCTGCTTTGCTGATA ttaaACCGAATCAGATTTATCATGATATACCAATTGGAATACTGGCCGGTATCAACTTGATATTATATGTGATGATTGCTTATAACATATGGCTAGTGAAGCACGCGGTGACTAAGACCAGTGACGCAAGGAACACGAAATCTAATGAAAACag GTTTTTGATCTACATAAAGCTGTTTGTATTAACTGGTGTCGGTTGGTTGTTGGAGCTCGTGCCGGCGCAAACTTTTGTGTTATACGTCTTCATAAACTTCTACAATGCTTTCGTTGGAGTCACTATATTCGTCATTTTCGTCTGCAAGAAATCTATACTCGCTTCATTGTGTGAAAG ATTCAATATAAAGAACAATTTTGGAAAGACATCGCAGTCGATTGATTTATCTGGATCAGAGACGCTGAAGGAATCATCAAGGAGTAATAGAATACACCGCAACGGTACAGTGAACGAGGAATTCGTTGAACAAATACCAATAAATACTATATCGACGGAAGCTGTGTGA